The DNA region ccctcctctgcagcgcactgtgctcggctgcagcagggcctggcacaggctggtGCCACTCCACTGCCAACCTCCAGCACCTGCAAGCTCaaacagcccagcccagctgtggcactgcattGTGCCCTCCTCTGTACCCACCTGAAGTTGTAGCCAGAAGAGATGGAGGTTTCTGCAGACTTGTTATCCAGCCGGCTAAAAGAATAGTGAGGATTACATTCAGAAGGGGCTTTATCAAGATCACAGTTCCATTCAATCTGAATTCCTATCACACCACCCTTAAAAGAGAGAGACAGGGGGAGTTGTTTAAGCTTAGTTCAGTTAAAGTGTCTTCAAGTTTGTCAGACCCTTGGGCAGGTTTTCCCCAGGGGCAAGAAGCAGCTGCACTTCTGGTCAAACAAGGGGGACACACTTCTGCCTGGGCTGAGTTCAGGTGTGTGACATTAATCCCAGTATCACTCTACAACCCCACTTCTCCCTGAGGTTTCTCATCCCAGGACATTGATTTAATTCCATTCCACACTTCAGTGGGGAAGATGATCTTTTATGCAGGGATGGATTTCCAGAGTTCTGGGTTTAAACCAGCACTGTAGTAATATTGAAATTAAACAAAGAAtccctgctggcagagcagcagtttGAATAGAAGCAACCCTGAATAGGAGATAACTGACACAACCAGCTGTTTTAGAGAACCCTCAttccctggggacaggagaaATGAGACCAGCTTGACTTTAGGCACCTGTGCAGTGCAGTGCagtgcaggaggcagctggcagggcagtgaCTCTCAGGGACTCCTGGTGAGCAGTGATCCAGCTGGGAACACCCAGGAGCCCCGGGCACTCCTACCTGCAAGGCCATTTCCTGGAAGTCGCCCCCAGCCCAGCGGACAATGTTGCCCAGCACGAAGATGGGGCAGTAGGGATGCTCCTGGCTGTACCGACAGCTCTTCAGGTAGGACTCGTTGTCAGTGGCCAGCACATTCATCCTGCACGTAGGAAACAGGGAAATCCACCTTGGCTCCCCCTTTCCTTGCCTTCAGAGCCTGCAGAAGCACTGCAGAGACAAGAGGCTTCTCCAACACTCTCTGTGCACCCTgagggtgtccctgctgctggggaaagCAGCCTGTCCCCCAAAAATGATCTCCTGGCCAGCTGAATCTGGGCTCATGAAAGGACTCACACAGAACAGATTGCCAGACTGCTCCAGGGTGACCTGTTTTTCTCAAGGGAAAACAATAAGATTCTATAAATGCTTATCTGAGCCCAGGACCAGAGCCAGAACATGCACATTTCTACACTGCTTTAGTTTGTTCACATTGCATCAGCAaactaatattttttaaatttgcattttttgccAGCCTTGTCCAGGCACTTTATTTTTCTGGAGGAGGGGGAATGTCTattgagcaggagcagctcaagAAGCTGTGGCACTTACTTGGAGAACTTAAACTTGGGGAAGCGAATGGAGTTCTTGATGTAAACAGTGAAGTTTTCTGCACTGCCCAGAAGTGGTTTCCTGCAAGAGAAGGGTTTGTTCTCTGTCTTTGTCCCCTGCCCACATGTGAAATCTTCAATTGCCATTTCAGAAGCAGCTTTATCCAGTAGGCTGGATGGCACCAGGCCAGCTGTGCCACTTCCCCCACAGTGCCAGCAAGGGGTTGGTGAGGACATGCAGATCCAGAGGAcacccccagagctgggagcagccagggagagaagcagggGGAGCAGAGGGCCAGTCCTGCCAGGGGGAGCCTTGCAGAGCCccctcctgcactgagcagccaACATTCCAGCAAGCACCCAAGCAGAGGGGACGCAGGAACGGCCCTGGGTGACACACAAGCCAAGCACTCAAGCTTGGAAAGCAGACACGTACTTGGGCTTGGATCTTTTCTCCACTGGGCACCAGGCCAGTATCTCACAAGTCCCTGTGGTTCTGCCCCTGTCTTTCAAACAACGGCCAGTCTTAACccctgtgagcagacagcacAGAAAAGGTCACACAGCAGGCACCTCCTCTCCTTGCCCACAGGGCATGTGAGAATTCAGgattttccctctcctccctgctgtGAAAGGGCCTCTCAGCTGGAACAAACACCCTCTTGTTGTGCCTCTCAGCAGCCTGGGGATCCCTGgcccagccagcacagagctgtgagcaAGGCAGGGATCTCAAtaaaagagaggggaaaggaaagggggaaaagggaaaagggggaaaagggaaaagggggaaaagggaaaagggggaaaagggaaagggggaaaagaaaagaaaggccttgaTGCTCTCTGCAGTCAGAGATCTGGGGGTGTACCCAGGCTGAGGGCTCTGAAGGACACCAGACACAGCTCAGACAGGGACATGTCCCTTACCATTGCCAGCCACCACTGCTTCCCCTTCCAGGCAGTCCGTGTCCCTGTCACACCGAGCATCGGGAATGCTGTCACTCTGCAGAGGGGAAAGGACACAGGTGACAGTGTGACAGGGCACCAGAGACACAGAAAGTGAGGTGGGTTCTGTGAGGGCACTAAAACCACACAGCTGAAGTGGTAACTGGGGGTCATGCACAAATATCCCACCACCAGGAGCGCCAGCACTCAGCCACACCCTCCCAGTTTTGGGTTCTGCTCAGTCTGGAAAAGCCAACATCAGGACTCACCAAAACCAGGCAGGAGGCCTCTTTGCTTTAAGGTAACCCTACCTTGGATCTAAGCCACAAAATTCTCTGGCCCAATGTGCCCCTGTCCTGGCCACCAGAGGACAGCAGTGCCCTGACCAAGCCAGCTGTGCTCCTGGTGTGACATGGAAAATCCATCTGCTCCATGGACAAAACTCCATCTGCTCCATGCACAGcactccctgcacagccacacacTGGGCTCCAACCCACTCCAAACATGCCCACAGAGGATATTCCACAAGCACCTCATGCCTTTGGCGTGTTCGGGAAGGTGCTGAGCAGCCACCCCGTGTCTGGGAGGAAACCAGAGCCTGAATGTTCAGCACTTTCCAGGATGGGGCTCTTAAAAAGTCTCCTCTCCCCGTAACTATCCTGAGTCACATCAAATTTGTTTTCCCAGCGCCTTTTCTAGCCCTGAGGAATCACTGCCTGGTCTCATCTCCAGCTGGGCAGAAATTCAACACCACCTAAAGTCAGGAAGTCTCTGCATGATCAATGCCTCTGGAAGTTAAGACAGCTGAGCCTCCCAGATTTACAGTACTTTCCCAGATTAGCTTTTAcactacaggaaaaaatactTGTCTTTCATCCTTCCTTTCTTTGTGGCTCCAGAAGTGTCCTCTGTCAGCTCTTAGCCCCGGTTTTGCAGGGGTCTGGGGGTCAAGGGGCTCAGTTCTTCCTACCTCAGCACACGTGGCTTGTCTCTGGTTTGGGGTCACAATCAGATTTGTCATGACAAAGAAGACACTTTCACCCTGCAATAAAAAAAGAGTCAGAAAACTTGGTTTACTCTCAAAATACTTGTAAATAAGGAGCATGAAGCTCTCTTCAGAAGACagcagccccttctccccatggCTTTTCAGGCTGAGATACAACACCACCCTTTGTGGGGGTATTTGGATGAATTCCCTCACTCTGTGGGTGCAAACACAACCATGAGAGCCAGCCCACGGTCCTGGGGGGAGGCAGAGCACCCCTAGCATCTCCAGTAAAAAACTCACAGCAGAAAACCCCTTCCAGCATCGCTTTCCTGTATCCCAGCTCCTGCTAATTCACAGGGAAGAGCTGGATAGATCCCTTCAGCACCCACAGGGGGTTTTGCCAACCTGGGGAGGGATGACATAGTCTGCAACATCCCAAatcctctcccccagctccgAGGTGTTGGTGAAGGCCACCCCTTTCAGCTTGGTGAtgacagagctctgcagggacgTGTCTGTGTCCTGGTAGCCTTTCTTGACCACAAACACCCACCTGTGTGAACACAGCAGCGTTAGGGAATGAGTCAGACAGAGAAATTCACACCGAGGTCAAATCAAAACATGCCAATGACACCAAACCCTCTGACACTGCTAATAAAGGATAAAGTCCTGGGCATGAGCTGTGCTGGCCAACAGTGGAGGAATGTGTAATAACAGGTCATGAGGTAAGAAACCAAAGTCTCCACCTGTGCTACACTCAGCAGCCTcagaaagggaaaggaggagcagggctgtgcctttctcaggaggaaaaacaagAGAGGCTTTTGCAGGTTCACAAGGGCAGAACTCTCACTTCAGCACACAGAGCCTGAGCCGCACaccaggctgggacagggaacccctcagctgagctggcaggagcctgcagggatGTTCCCAGCTGGACCCAGCTCCTTTGTGAGCAGGGAGATGGGAACAGCCTGGCTGCACCCTGGGACAGCTGCTGCCTTGCTGAGCCATCCAGGGAAAGCTTCgctccctcctctcctctggaagcagcaggaattCCATTGCCCTGGGTGAAAACCTCTGGCTCAAATGAAACACTTCCAGCTCCCCCACAACACTGCTAAAATCACCTGCCAGGACAATAAATCACCTGTCAGGACAGTAAATCACCCTTGATGAAGCTGAAGGTGCTGGGGCAGGTTGGGAGAGGGACAGAGGCTGAATCTGTGGCACAGCTCCCCTTTTCAGGCTCtcctgcccacaggggctgagcAGCACTGGTGGCACCCAGCCCTTCACCTGCCAGTGTGACAAACCTGCACATGAACACTCCCCACTGTTATAAACACATATTATCatattggcttttcacaaatattgaAATGGATGCTATATGTATAATGTCAAAGTAACTTTGCTATAAAGATATAGTTTATATTTCTGTTAGAGTGGTGAAATAGCTGATAGAAGTATTTTTGTGCTGGGATAACATTCAATGAACACAAGAAGACCCCTGCTATTGATATTCCAACCGTCAGCACTTCCCATCAACAGAAAATATGGCCCAAAGCCCAAACTGGAGGTGATGATAAGAATGATAAAACCACAACCAAGGAATAGAGATGCTCTGAAAAGGCAGCCCTGAGGATGAGCCCTGCTCAACAATTCTTGGAACATGTTAACTGGTTTGGGAGAAAGTTTCAATATGCCTAATTGTTTATTAACATATCCTAATTGTTTATGAACATGCAACAGGCTGATGCAATAGGAATGGTACATAAAGGCTGGCTCTGAAATGGCCAGGTGCTCTTGGTGGAATGCCAAGAGGCACCTGGCCGTTAAACCAATTTCTTTATTGACTTTGTTTCCTATTGTCCGTTATTAAACTTTTACATTTTCACAGGAGAGTCAACGGTTTTTCACACCCACCCTGGCGAGTTTCCTATTCTCCCCTTTTCCCAAGAACACTGATTTCTCCTCTCCCAGGAGGGCTCAAAAGCAGATTCTTGCATTTTCTGCAGCGAATCAATGAATCAATGGCAGCCGCATGCTAGAAATAGCCCAGAAGGGTTTGCTGATCCCCACCCCAAGCCAGGCTGTGAACAGGGACGTGTTCCTGCAAGCCCCAGGCACGGAGGGGTCACTGCAGGGACCATCAGTGACACTGCCAggggtttgcaggagccacagatgccagaggaggagcagagccctgccctgtccatgCTGTATCTCCCTCAGCAATGCTCTGCACAGGattcctcctcctgccagcccgtgctggggagctgctctgctccctgggacTGCACAGCTTTCTATAAATACCCCCAGCACCTAAAAACGACTCTGCTATATTTAATCAGTGGAAACACGAGGTGTGGGAAAGGTGACGGGACCAGGAGCACAGACAGTGAGGTGTCACCATCTAAAAAGCCTCAGAAACTCAGGAATCAACAGCACAGGGTGGGTAATTCCAAGTGTGAGCCTGCAGGGACTGGTCACACACCAGTGTGCCCAGTGTGCTGCAGAACTGGGCCtttcccaggctgtccctgagccAATGCCCTGCTCTGAAATGAATGCAAAGCAgctgacattgctgctgctgcctcagcccccacagcctggctgctgcagcccaggccagcacagaaatcccccattttctgcttttccctcccATCTGCACCTGAGCAGGTCCTGGTGCTGTGCAGAGAGCACAGGTGTGCCCCAAGGCTCAGCACCAGGGCTGATAATGCTCCTTTGTGCTGAGGAGTCACACAGCAGGGTTTGGCACCACTCCCacaaaatatagaaataaaggCATAAATAATGCAGCACAAAGCCATAGACACTGGGTCTATTTTTAACCCAACCTTAATCTGAAGGGTAGAGCTGAATCTAGCCCTCCCTAGCAGGTGAAAAATCAGACATGACCTATTAGACACTACAAAATGCAGCTGTATAAACCTGTCTGATTAACTGCACTGAAATCAGGCTGTCACCGTGTGCAGAGTGCCCTAATTTATCTTTATCACAGCAAAACCCATCCTTATCACAGCAAAACCCATCCTTATCACAGCAAAATCCACCTTTCCCACAGCAAAACACGAAGCAGAGTGTGATTCTTACCCCACCAGGTAAGCCAGGATGGAGAGCTGCACCACTCGGTAGAGGACCCCAACCTTCTTGTTCTTGGCAATGACGTATTTCTCGGTTTTATAATCGAAGAGAGACAGAAATAAAGCCTTCCAAGCCACCTGCCCCATGCTCCCCGCTCGCTCGGTGGCTGGAGCAGGCTCAGCTCGCACCACCCACACGTGCAGTGCATGGAAACCTGagacagcagccctgctctcctcctcctcctcctcttcctcctccctcagctgctctccGGCAGCAGCTCGGTGAGgagccagcagctgcactgtcacatccttcctgagctgctttccagctgatTCATCCCTGGGGATAGCCCCTGGCCCCCTCCAGGTTTCATTTTCTGCCCCTCAGGAAATGTTTGGAATTAAATAGCACAAAGCCTGTGTCACAatgctcccacaggcacagaatgggctgggctggaagggacccacaggaaccagccagcccagccctcagccctgcacagacagcccaaaaatcccacccagtgtttgcaaacactcctggagccctggcaggctgtggagcctggcagagcagaggatgCTCAGCATTTTCCTGATCCACCCTGAcccagctgcagcccttccctgggtgctgtcactgtcaccagagctctgcagcatccaggggacacagggacagcctcTCACCATTTCTCAGTGATTAAAGCCTTTATTCAGCCCTTACAGGATAACACATTGGGGTAAATTTTTGATGGCTGAAACCTTTGCAGGAGCAATGGGAGGCAGAGTCCTTGAGAACCTGCCTGGTTCCCACTCCTTCCCACCAAACCCCAACTTGAGTAACTCATTAATAAACTCTCCAGGTGCTTTAGGATAAATCAGTGCTTTTCAGGAACTGGACATGAGGAAACAAGCACAGAGGGTGAGAAACCTGGGTTTGTCTCAGGATAAAACGCGGGCAAGAGCTCCCAGCCAAGCCTGTCTCACCTTGCCCCAAATGGAGCAGGAAAAGCTCCAGATCTCAGTTCCATGAGGCTTCTGAGCTGCCCCAATTCCACCCTGGGccatgaggagcagcagcagggcaggggcagtgacacagcagctgcctctgctccctgcagaatGAATTACACAGGGAGCCAGCAACTGCTAAACTCATTTCAAGAAACATAATTTCCTGTAATTGACCTCTGTTTGCCAATAACAATTACTGTGCTCCTGTATCTCCTGTTATTTCTATTAggcagaaaaatgaagaaactgCACAAATCCCTTCCTTGGGAAAATCATTCTTAAGAAGATCTCAGACTTTATGAAATTGTTAATCCTTCATCCTCCTTAAATTCCATATCAAATTTGAGCAGAGGGTTCTGGTTTTTAATGAAGTTACTCCAAATCACAAGAGAATCACAACCAGCATCATAAGGAATGAAGAACTCCTTTTATCCCTCATCCCAGAGCCATCCCTGGAGTTCCTCTGCAAAGGGAAAGAAACTTTTCACCAGAAACCTTCTCCCTGCAAAGGGAAAGAaacctttctcttctctctctttgttCTCTGCAAAATTAGAACACAGACCTGCCTGTGGCCTCCTTGAAACCTGGTGGCTGCCCGGAGCCTTTGCAGTTATTTTCCAGGTCAATTAATCTGagacaggttaaaaaaaaaatccctagaGTGAGAAATGTTCTGCTCTAGGCGAGGCCTGAAGGTGTAAGCCACGTTTGatcactgaaatgaaaataaaattagaatGCAAAACTGGTGTTTTCTTGTGGTTTTGGAGGCACCAGCAGAGGCACAGGTGGAATAGCTGTTTTGGAATTAAAAGTTTCTATTTGTGTCAAATGTGCCTCAGAACATGGCTCAGCACAAGCTCCATTTTTGCTGACAATGCTGTTGCTGCAGAAGTTTAACTTGTACCGAGCTGCAAAAACAATTTAGCTGCGACTTTGTGGCACATTCCTGGGTGTTGCTTTTGTCACCTGGTTTTCACAAccttgggttttggggtttttttccccttgcctGGAAATCAATTCTACTGCTGGGTTTGTCAAAGAATTTGTGGATGTTCAAACAAAAGCAGCTTTGTTCATAGCAAGGGACTAAATAACCCAAAGTCTAATTGTCACCAGGTAAAGATGCAAATAATGTAGAATCTCTCAGTTCTTCTCAAGGGACAGAGGCTGAATTTTCTGTGCAAGGTATTTCCCTTTTTGACTTCCACATCTTGAATTTcccataaaaaaaacccaaaaaaccccaaaaacctccattCCCAAGAGGGCTGTTTGCTCAGCCTGGGAATTCTCCCAGGGAGGATTTTTCCTCAAGGACTGAAACTTCtcctttctcatttttcccccttcaatTCCTGCCATGTCACACCTGTATTTAATTCCTCACACTGCTGACAGTGATTGCCTCCTCATAATTCACAAATTCTCacaggatgcacatccctgcctgctcaggctgctcctcatctccttctcctccacctGTCACTGctcagctgccccagagctgaTCTCAGCCTCTAAATGCCACCTGCAGGGACTGTGAAAATCAAACTTTCAACCTCTGCCCTGACCGAGGAACATTTGAAACGCTGCAAGGACACATCTGACCCTGGAAAGATTTGAAGATCAGCCCAATAATATCTTGAAATTACACCCAAACAGAGCCTGTGCTTTGCAGGCAGTGGCAGACAGCCCTGGGAAGGACATTGTGATTCACCAgggctggttttgggtttttgggcaCTCATCCTGGTCATTCCCAGTGCCaaatgctccctgcaggcaccCACTGATCCCCACCCTGACTCAGAAATGCTGAGACGTTCCTCCAGCACTGAATATTTCCTGCAGCAAACGTTTGAGTGGTGCAGATCCATCTTGTGTCAGAAACAGGCGCCAGAGCAGAGCCTGAAATAGCAGAGACggggaggaaggaaagagggGATTTGGCAAGGAAATGATCACTGAAAAGGCAGAGGTCAGCTCTCTACATCAGTCATTTAGTTCTTGTCACGATTGTAAGCAAATATCTGCAGAAAAACAAGGTGGGGAGTCAAAGTTGGGAGAGGAAGTTTCTTCAAACCTCAGCTCGTGGCCACAGAAATCAGCAATatcaggcaggagctgctctctgaaGGTGAGGGGTTTGGAGACAAGAACAGAGAAATGAAATGTGTGGAACCCATGGAGAAAAATGCTCTGTTCAGCTCCTCTGGTAATCTTTGGCTGGGTCAATCGGCACAGCTGCACACCCAGCCCTAATGGAAATGGAATTGTGGGGAGAGCTTCTGTCCCAGTCCACAGAGCTGCCTGTAGGAAAGGGGAGAGTGCTGACATTGCAGAACAGATTCTCCATTTCCAGGAGAGCCATTTTCAGCCTTTGAATGTGCTCCATGTTCCTCCCCAAGTGCTGAATCTCCCATTCAGAGTGCAGGAATGTTGTTATTATTAGCTGGGACATTCACCCACTGCTCTCCCCCTACCCAAGGAGGGAAAGTTCTTGAGGAAGAGGatcagaggagaaggaaaaatagtGCACATCTAATGAAACCAAGCCATCATGCCCTGTTCTGtgagggagctggcactggATCAGGTAAGAGAAATTAATAAAAGTGCACATAAAACACTGCTGGGAGACTGAGTGCAaggagagctgtgctgtgttgCCCTGAATTCACCTCCTAAGgtcagaaaataaaagcatcaCTGGGAAATAAAAGTGTGTTGAATCAAGCCCTGAAAGCTGAAGGGGTTTAATAAAAAGTGTATTCACATTAACCACTGATTTAAAGGTGAAACCCTGCTCTTGAATACACCCAACAGAGCAGCATTTACTTCTTTGGTAACACAGAGACGTGAAATTGGTGCTGGCTTGGTACCTCTGCCAGCTCTTACCTTGCTGCAAGTCCTGAGGAGGAAGAACCCTTCATGCCCTTCCTTCATGGAAGTCCTGAGGAGAACCCTTCATCCCCTTCCCTCACCCTCCTCACAGCCACAGCTAGGGAGCCTGGGATGTGTCCCCACCCTGGTTTCCCAGCTGGGAACGCCTTGCAGCCACAGGAAAacacaggagctgctcacaCCTGACCCCCCAGAGGAAAAAGTGTCAGCCTGGCCCCTGAGCTCCCCTCAGGTGTGCTCTGAGCCTGGCCCTGGTGCTGTAACCCGGTGTTCCCAGACCAGCTGGGCCCAGCTTAGCCAAGCTGGGCCTGGGGGAGCCCAAGCAATCTGTCTGtggcactgcagcctcactcAGCTCTTCAGCCTGCTGCAATGAGCACAGGAAACGTCTCTTTAGAGCTGCAATTCAATTACCCT from Zonotrichia albicollis isolate bZonAlb1 chromosome 22, bZonAlb1.hap1, whole genome shotgun sequence includes:
- the P2RX5 gene encoding P2X purinoceptor 5 isoform X1, encoding MGQVAWKALFLSLFDYKTEKYVIAKNKKVGVLYRVVQLSILAYLVGWVFVVKKGYQDTDTSLQSSVITKLKGVAFTNTSELGERIWDVADYVIPPQGESVFFVMTNLIVTPNQRQATCAEVGRTEPLDPQTPAKPGLRADRGHFWSHKERKDERQSDSIPDARCDRDTDCLEGEAVVAGNGVKTGRCLKDRGRTTGTCEILAWCPVEKRSKPKKPLLGSAENFTVYIKNSIRFPKFKFSKMNVLATDNESYLKSCRYSQEHPYCPIFVLGNIVRWAGGDFQEMALQGGVIGIQIEWNCDLDKAPSECNPHYSFSRLDNKSAETSISSGYNFRFAKYYRDAEGVDYRTLIKAYGIRFDVMVNGKAGKFNIIPTIINISSGLALMGAGAFFCDLVLIYLIKKSNFYRGKKYEEVKSNSRKSLSSPTLNGNQSPEQLDGL
- the P2RX5 gene encoding P2X purinoceptor 5 isoform X2, yielding MGQVAWKALFLSLFDYKTEKYVIAKNKKVGVLYRVVQLSILAYLVGWVFVVKKGYQDTDTSLQSSVITKLKGVAFTNTSELGERIWDVADYVIPPQGESVFFVMTNLIVTPNQRQATCAESDSIPDARCDRDTDCLEGEAVVAGNGVKTGRCLKDRGRTTGTCEILAWCPVEKRSKPKKPLLGSAENFTVYIKNSIRFPKFKFSKMNVLATDNESYLKSCRYSQEHPYCPIFVLGNIVRWAGGDFQEMALQGGVIGIQIEWNCDLDKAPSECNPHYSFSRLDNKSAETSISSGYNFRFAKYYRDAEGVDYRTLIKAYGIRFDVMVNGKAGKFNIIPTIINISSGLALMGAGAFFCDLVLIYLIKKSNFYRGKKYEEVKSNSRKSLSSPTLNGNQSPEQLDGL